A portion of the Streptomyces sp. NBC_01335 genome contains these proteins:
- the rhaS gene encoding rhamnose ABC transporter substrate-binding protein, with product MFSATARSVRLSAALATVAALALGATACSGTTKDSASKEAGPAAATGKADPNSATKKGLTVAFLPKQVNNPYFTTSDNGGKKALEELGSTYKEVGTSSGTDTSGQVSYVNTLTQQQVNAIAVSAQDPGALCTSLKQAMKNGVSVVTYDSDTQTDCRQVFVSQASAEDLGRTQIQLLAKQIGGKGEIAILSAAQTATNQNTWIDFMKDELKKPEYKDIKLVKTAYGDDDAQKSFQQTQGLLQEHPNLKGIVSPTTVGIKAAAQYLSGSKYKGKVKLTGLGTPNDMRAYVKNGTVEGFELWDPAKLGALAAHTAVALQSGQITGAEGETFKAGDLGSFTIGKDGVVSLGVPTVFTKDNIDQFQF from the coding sequence ATGTTCTCCGCCACCGCCAGAAGCGTCCGGCTGAGCGCCGCCCTCGCCACCGTCGCCGCCCTCGCCCTCGGCGCCACCGCCTGCTCGGGCACCACCAAGGACTCCGCGAGCAAGGAGGCCGGCCCGGCCGCCGCCACCGGCAAGGCCGACCCGAACAGCGCCACCAAGAAGGGCCTCACGGTCGCCTTCCTGCCCAAGCAGGTAAACAACCCCTACTTCACCACCTCCGACAACGGTGGCAAGAAGGCCCTGGAAGAGCTCGGCTCCACGTACAAGGAGGTCGGCACCAGCAGCGGCACCGACACCTCCGGCCAGGTGAGCTACGTCAACACCCTCACCCAGCAGCAGGTCAACGCCATCGCCGTGTCCGCCCAGGACCCGGGAGCCCTGTGCACCTCCCTCAAGCAGGCCATGAAGAACGGTGTCAGCGTCGTCACCTACGACTCCGACACCCAGACCGACTGCCGCCAGGTCTTCGTCTCCCAGGCCAGCGCCGAGGACCTCGGCCGCACCCAGATCCAGCTGCTGGCGAAGCAGATCGGCGGCAAGGGCGAGATCGCGATCCTCTCGGCGGCCCAGACGGCCACCAACCAGAACACCTGGATCGACTTCATGAAGGACGAGCTGAAGAAGCCGGAGTACAAGGACATCAAGCTCGTCAAGACCGCCTACGGGGACGACGACGCCCAGAAGTCCTTCCAGCAGACCCAGGGCCTCCTCCAGGAGCACCCGAACCTGAAGGGCATCGTCTCGCCCACCACCGTCGGCATCAAGGCCGCCGCCCAGTACCTGTCCGGCTCCAAGTACAAGGGCAAGGTCAAGCTGACCGGCCTGGGCACGCCCAACGACATGCGCGCGTACGTCAAGAACGGCACCGTCGAGGGCTTCGAGCTGTGGGACCCGGCCAAGCTCGGCGCGCTCGCCGCCCACACGGCCGTCGCCCTGCAGTCGGGCCAGATCACCGGCGCGGAGGGCGAGACCTTCAAGGCCGGCGACCTCGGGTCGTTCACCATCGGCAAGGACGGCGTCGTCTCGCTCGGCGTACCGACCGTCTTCACCAAGGACAACATCGACCAGTTCCAGTTCTGA
- a CDS encoding sugar ABC transporter ATP-binding protein gives MTHPEPETTPVLALEGVSKSFGAVRALRGVSLRLYAGEAHALAGENGAGKSTLIKALAGVHRPDTGTVLLDGEPVEFHGPADARDAGVAVIYQEPTLFPDLSVAENIFVGRQPRRSLGRVDHRAVKQAAADLFARLGVDLDPDQPARGLSIADQQLVEIAKALSFDARVLIMDEPTAALTGSEVARLFGVVGALRAQGAAVLFISHRLEEIFALCQRVTTLRDGAWISSEPLDGLSEDDLVRRMVGRDLDELYPKQVTEIGEVALSVRRLTREGVFTDVSFEVRRGEIVGLAGLVGAGRSEVARAVFGVDRFDGGEVEVLGKKLNPGAPSVAMAAGLALVPEDRRAQGLVMDMSIERNIGLTGFAETTRAGLMNRGAERDRAVDWAVRLQVKYARLADVVQTLSGGNQQKVVLAKWLATRPQVLIVDEPTRGIDVGTKAEVHRLLSSLAAEGVAVLMISSDLPEILGMADRVLVMHEGRLTAEIPRSEATEETVMAAATGRAARGRNAA, from the coding sequence ATGACGCACCCCGAACCGGAGACGACTCCGGTGCTCGCGCTGGAGGGGGTGAGCAAGTCCTTCGGTGCCGTCCGGGCCCTGCGTGGCGTGTCGCTGCGGCTGTACGCCGGAGAGGCACACGCCCTCGCCGGCGAGAACGGCGCCGGGAAGTCGACCCTGATCAAGGCACTCGCCGGCGTGCACCGCCCCGACACGGGCACCGTCCTGCTGGACGGCGAGCCCGTCGAGTTCCACGGCCCGGCCGACGCCCGCGACGCGGGAGTCGCGGTGATCTACCAGGAGCCGACTCTCTTCCCGGACCTGTCCGTCGCGGAGAACATCTTCGTGGGCCGTCAGCCCCGCCGCTCCCTCGGCCGGGTCGACCACCGTGCGGTCAAGCAGGCGGCGGCCGACCTCTTCGCACGCCTCGGAGTCGACCTCGACCCCGACCAGCCGGCCCGCGGCCTCTCCATCGCCGACCAGCAACTGGTCGAGATCGCCAAGGCGTTGTCCTTCGACGCCCGCGTGCTGATCATGGACGAGCCGACCGCCGCGCTCACCGGCAGCGAGGTCGCCCGGCTGTTCGGTGTCGTAGGGGCGCTCCGCGCGCAGGGTGCGGCGGTGCTGTTCATCTCGCACCGCCTCGAAGAGATCTTCGCGCTCTGCCAGCGCGTCACGACCCTTCGCGACGGCGCCTGGATCTCCAGCGAACCGCTCGACGGTCTGAGCGAGGACGACCTGGTCCGCCGCATGGTCGGCCGCGACCTGGACGAGCTGTACCCGAAGCAGGTCACCGAGATCGGCGAAGTCGCCCTCAGCGTGCGCCGGCTGACCCGCGAAGGCGTCTTCACCGACGTCTCCTTCGAGGTCCGCCGCGGCGAGATCGTCGGCCTCGCAGGACTGGTCGGCGCGGGCCGCAGCGAGGTCGCCCGCGCCGTGTTCGGCGTCGACCGCTTCGACGGCGGCGAGGTCGAGGTCCTCGGCAAGAAGCTGAACCCCGGAGCCCCGAGCGTGGCGATGGCCGCCGGCCTCGCCCTCGTACCCGAGGACCGCCGCGCCCAGGGCCTGGTGATGGACATGTCCATCGAACGCAACATCGGCCTCACCGGCTTCGCCGAGACCACCCGCGCCGGACTGATGAACCGTGGCGCCGAACGCGACCGGGCGGTCGACTGGGCGGTCAGGCTCCAGGTCAAGTACGCCCGCCTCGCCGACGTCGTCCAGACCCTCTCCGGCGGCAACCAGCAGAAGGTCGTCCTCGCCAAGTGGCTGGCGACCCGCCCGCAGGTGCTGATCGTGGACGAACCCACCCGCGGCATCGACGTCGGCACCAAGGCCGAGGTGCACCGGCTGCTCTCCTCCCTGGCGGCCGAGGGCGTGGCGGTACTGATGATCTCCTCCGACCTCCCGGAGATCCTCGGCATGGCCGACCGGGTGCTGGTGATGCACGAAGGACGGCTGACCGCCGAGATCCCCCGGTCCGAGGCGACCGAGGAGACCGTGATGGCGGCGGCGACCGGCCGTGCCGCCCGAGGAAGGAACGCGGCATGA
- a CDS encoding ABC transporter permease: MAAEPVRHEPAPQSVASRRLVDKVFKARELAVVLVLVVMLGVTQLSNTEFLSEQGVKDLMLNATILVLVAVGQAVVVITRNVDLSVGSVLGISAFGAGVYLQDGGSPLVAVVIAVALGVLFGVLNGALVSLGKVPALVVTLGTLYIVRGIDSIWVGSRQITADALPDGFVDFGHDGIWVLPYLALLAIVVLVAVAYYLRSYHSGRDLYALGSSPEAARLAGIPVRARIMTAYVLCGALAGLAGALYLARFGNVDSATGNGYELTVVSAVVVGGVAFTGGSGTVYGAALGALLLTSINSVLPAIGVSSVWVTAINGILLLLAIAADRILALRVAAGLRKKAAQMRSARHV, encoded by the coding sequence ATGGCTGCAGAGCCGGTGCGGCACGAACCCGCACCCCAGTCCGTCGCCTCGCGACGACTTGTCGACAAGGTGTTCAAGGCCCGCGAACTGGCCGTCGTCCTCGTCCTCGTCGTGATGCTCGGCGTCACCCAGCTCTCCAACACCGAGTTCCTGTCCGAACAGGGCGTCAAGGACCTGATGCTGAACGCGACCATCCTGGTCCTCGTCGCGGTCGGCCAGGCGGTGGTGGTCATCACCCGCAACGTGGACCTCTCCGTCGGTTCGGTCCTCGGCATCTCCGCCTTCGGCGCCGGCGTGTACCTCCAGGACGGCGGGAGCCCCCTGGTCGCGGTCGTGATCGCGGTCGCCCTCGGTGTGCTCTTCGGCGTCCTCAACGGCGCCCTGGTCAGCCTCGGCAAGGTGCCCGCACTCGTCGTCACCCTCGGCACCCTCTACATCGTCCGCGGCATCGACTCCATCTGGGTCGGCTCCCGCCAGATCACCGCCGACGCCCTGCCCGACGGCTTCGTCGACTTCGGGCACGACGGGATCTGGGTGCTGCCCTACCTCGCCCTGCTCGCCATCGTCGTGCTGGTCGCCGTCGCCTACTACCTGCGCAGCTACCACAGCGGACGCGACCTCTACGCGCTCGGCTCCAGCCCCGAGGCCGCCAGGCTCGCCGGCATCCCCGTACGGGCCCGGATCATGACGGCGTACGTGCTCTGCGGCGCGCTCGCCGGACTCGCCGGCGCGCTCTACCTCGCGCGCTTCGGCAACGTCGACTCCGCCACCGGCAACGGGTACGAACTCACCGTCGTCAGCGCCGTCGTCGTCGGCGGCGTCGCCTTCACCGGAGGCTCCGGCACGGTCTACGGAGCCGCCCTCGGCGCCCTCCTGCTCACCTCCATCAACAGCGTGCTCCCGGCCATCGGCGTCAGCTCCGTCTGGGTCACCGCGATCAACGGCATCCTGCTGCTGCTCGCGATCGCCGCAGACCGGATCCTGGCCCTGCGGGTAGCCGCCGGGCTGCGCAAGAAGGCCGCACAGATGAGGAGCGCCCGCCATGTCTGA
- a CDS encoding ABC transporter permease yields the protein MSDTTKNASAQPPALARLGQAVRWDTAVGALLLTLLICSFSFVDNFGNALNLSFLIGNTLPIALIALPMTMLVVSGEVDLSVGSTAGLSGAVMGALWNNGMAIETIIPLCLVLGVVCGLVNGLLVTRLGLPSLAVTIGTMAAYRGIAQIILGSDSVTDFPTQYLDFGAGRIGSTFIPYAAIPFVVLLVVAVLVLHATPIGRSLFATGSSEDAARFAGIRVKRLKLSMFVTTGVISSLTGVFWALHYASARYDNATGLELSVIAAVLLGGIDFDGGKGTLGGAIAGVLLLGTLQNVMSLVNVSAQSQIVVTGVLLVISVLAPRVGRQVAQARARRRTASATAVVPSPGPS from the coding sequence ATGTCTGACACCACCAAGAACGCCTCCGCCCAGCCCCCGGCCCTCGCCCGCCTCGGCCAGGCGGTCCGCTGGGACACCGCGGTCGGTGCGCTGCTGCTGACCCTGCTGATCTGCTCGTTCTCGTTCGTCGACAACTTCGGCAACGCGCTGAACCTGTCGTTCCTCATCGGCAACACCCTGCCGATCGCGCTCATCGCCCTGCCCATGACGATGCTGGTCGTCTCCGGCGAGGTCGACCTCTCCGTCGGCTCCACCGCCGGCCTCTCGGGTGCCGTCATGGGGGCGCTCTGGAACAACGGCATGGCGATCGAGACGATCATCCCGCTCTGCCTGGTGCTCGGCGTGGTCTGCGGCCTGGTCAACGGACTGCTCGTCACCCGGCTCGGACTGCCCTCGCTCGCCGTGACCATCGGCACCATGGCGGCCTACCGGGGCATCGCGCAGATCATCCTCGGCTCCGACTCGGTCACCGACTTCCCCACCCAGTACCTCGACTTCGGCGCCGGCCGGATCGGCTCCACCTTCATCCCGTACGCCGCCATCCCCTTCGTCGTCCTCCTCGTCGTGGCCGTACTCGTCCTGCACGCCACACCGATCGGCCGCTCGCTCTTCGCCACCGGCTCCAGCGAGGACGCGGCCCGGTTCGCGGGCATCCGCGTCAAGCGCCTCAAGCTCTCGATGTTCGTGACCACGGGCGTGATCTCCTCACTGACCGGCGTGTTCTGGGCCCTGCACTACGCCAGCGCCCGCTACGACAACGCCACCGGGCTCGAACTCTCCGTCATCGCCGCCGTGTTGCTCGGTGGCATCGACTTCGACGGCGGCAAGGGCACGCTCGGCGGCGCCATCGCCGGTGTGCTGCTGCTCGGCACCCTGCAGAACGTCATGAGCCTGGTCAACGTCTCCGCCCAGTCCCAGATCGTGGTCACCGGCGTCCTGCTGGTGATCTCCGTCCTGGCTCCCCGGGTCGGCCGCCAGGTCGCCCAGGCGCGGGCCCGCAGGAGAACGGCCTCCGCGACGGCCGTCGTGCCCTCGCCCGGCCCCTCCTGA
- a CDS encoding ABC transporter ATP-binding protein, translating to MGSIESGEGLPSKGSVLLALRYYTRELSRLRRVAAPALLLPALGNIGLYYIAPLIVAKLVGHVVGKGGGATGVGPMLPYVLGFGGVLLFSEALWRIGLHCLNRVEGRGIARLYVTGMDEIFVKDSAFFHDNFAGSLTKRVLSFASRFEEFVDTLTFSIMGNLVPLAFASVVLWSYDPLLVVGLLTLIALTAVIVTPLIRRRQAIVAKREQAVARVSGHVADSLSNMETVQSFAAEDREAAEHRSRVGELRHLMVRSWDYGNLRIDTLVAPLSVLTNVVGLMLAITLAGGDLGVEAIIVAFTYYANATRIMFEFNQIYRRLESSMTEAAQFTELLLQPPTVLDPPSPEPLRSEGSDVRFEKVTFAHAGGKPLFDDLDLDVAGGTKIGLVGRSGGGKTTLTRLLLRMADIEGGRILIGGQDISKLRRADLRSKIAYVPQDPAMFHRTLRENIAFARPGATDAEIRRAAEAAHVTEFADALPDGFDTMVGERGVKLSGGQRQRVALARAILRDAPVLLLDEATSALDSESEILVQDALWRLMEGRTALVVAHRLSTVATMDRLVVLDRGRIVEQGTHQQLLTAEGAYAKLWQHQSGGFLDESAALDPGAGTAGASVAGAVLEA from the coding sequence ATGGGATCAATCGAATCGGGCGAAGGCCTACCGAGCAAAGGCTCGGTACTCCTCGCCCTCCGCTACTACACCCGGGAACTCTCCCGGCTGCGCCGGGTGGCCGCGCCCGCCCTGCTGCTGCCGGCCCTGGGCAACATCGGCCTCTACTACATCGCCCCGCTGATCGTCGCCAAGCTCGTGGGCCACGTGGTCGGGAAGGGCGGGGGCGCGACCGGTGTCGGCCCGATGCTGCCGTACGTCCTCGGGTTCGGCGGGGTCCTGCTGTTCTCGGAGGCGCTGTGGCGGATCGGACTCCACTGCCTGAACCGCGTCGAGGGCCGGGGCATCGCGCGCCTCTACGTCACCGGTATGGATGAGATCTTCGTCAAGGACTCCGCGTTCTTCCACGACAACTTCGCCGGATCGCTGACCAAGCGGGTCCTCAGTTTCGCCTCCCGCTTCGAGGAGTTCGTCGACACGCTGACGTTCTCCATCATGGGCAACCTCGTGCCGCTGGCGTTCGCCTCGGTGGTGCTGTGGAGTTACGACCCGCTGCTCGTGGTCGGCCTCCTGACGCTCATCGCGCTCACCGCGGTGATCGTGACGCCCCTGATCCGGCGCCGGCAGGCGATCGTGGCCAAGCGCGAACAGGCGGTCGCCCGGGTGTCGGGGCACGTCGCCGACAGCCTGTCGAACATGGAGACGGTCCAGTCCTTCGCGGCCGAGGACCGCGAGGCCGCCGAACACCGTTCCCGGGTCGGCGAGTTGCGCCACCTCATGGTGCGTTCCTGGGACTACGGCAACCTGCGCATCGACACCCTGGTGGCGCCGCTCTCGGTACTCACCAACGTGGTGGGCCTGATGCTCGCGATCACGCTCGCGGGCGGGGACCTCGGGGTGGAGGCGATCATCGTCGCCTTCACCTACTACGCCAACGCCACCCGGATCATGTTCGAGTTCAACCAGATCTACCGCCGTCTGGAGAGCTCGATGACGGAGGCCGCACAATTCACCGAGCTGCTGCTGCAGCCACCGACCGTCCTCGACCCACCGTCCCCCGAACCGCTGCGGAGCGAGGGTTCGGACGTCCGCTTCGAGAAGGTCACCTTCGCCCACGCGGGCGGGAAGCCGCTCTTCGACGACCTCGACCTGGACGTCGCCGGAGGGACGAAGATCGGTCTCGTCGGCCGGTCCGGCGGCGGCAAGACCACGCTCACCCGGCTCCTGCTGCGGATGGCGGACATCGAAGGGGGCCGCATCCTGATCGGCGGTCAGGACATCAGCAAGCTGCGCCGGGCCGACCTGCGCAGCAAGATCGCGTACGTCCCGCAGGACCCGGCGATGTTCCACCGCACGCTGCGGGAGAACATCGCCTTCGCCCGGCCCGGTGCCACCGACGCCGAGATCCGCCGGGCGGCCGAGGCGGCGCACGTCACGGAGTTCGCGGACGCGCTCCCGGACGGTTTCGACACCATGGTGGGCGAGCGCGGGGTGAAGCTCTCGGGCGGCCAGCGCCAGCGGGTCGCCCTCGCCCGGGCGATCCTCCGTGACGCGCCGGTCCTGCTCCTCGACGAGGCGACCAGCGCCCTGGACTCGGAGAGCGAGATCCTGGTCCAGGACGCCCTGTGGCGGCTCATGGAGGGGCGGACGGCTCTCGTGGTGGCGCACCGCCTGAGCACCGTCGCCACCATGGACCGGCTGGTGGTCCTCGACCGGGGCCGGATCGTCGAACAGGGCACGCACCAGCAGTTGCTGACCGCGGAGGGCGCCTACGCCAAGCTGTGGCAGCACCAGTCCGGCGGGTTCCTCGACGAGTCCGCCGCCCTGGATCCGGGCGCGGGAACCGCCGGAGCGTCCGTCGCCGGAGCCGTCCTGGAGGCTTAG
- a CDS encoding LacI family DNA-binding transcriptional regulator produces MAAGARAVSIKDVAREAGVSVGTVSNVINKPEHVSEETRRHVKRVIAELGYVRSEHARQLRAGRSRIMALLVLDMGNPFFVDIARGAERAARAAGLGVMVCNSDQNPHDEAEYLGLFAQQRVRGVLVTPADSDGSNLREFRRHGIPFVLVDRVAGDDDGCSVSVDDVAGGALAVRHLTAAGHRSLAYVSGPDHLNQVRDRRTGARTALAEAGLPPEAMREVPAARLDVAAGRDAGARLLGLAQRPTGVFCANDLLALGVLQSLYTAGVRVPEDLAIVGYDDIEFAAAATVPLTSVRQPALTIGARATELLLLESAEDAFAHQHERVVLQPELVVRQSTLIPR; encoded by the coding sequence GTGGCCGCAGGCGCAAGAGCGGTGAGCATCAAGGACGTGGCACGCGAGGCAGGCGTCTCGGTGGGCACCGTCTCCAACGTGATCAACAAGCCGGAACACGTGTCCGAGGAGACCCGGCGGCACGTGAAACGGGTCATCGCGGAGCTGGGATACGTACGCAGCGAGCACGCCCGTCAACTCCGGGCCGGACGAAGCCGCATCATGGCGCTGCTCGTCCTCGACATGGGCAACCCCTTCTTCGTCGACATCGCCCGGGGAGCCGAACGCGCGGCCCGGGCCGCCGGCCTGGGGGTCATGGTGTGCAACAGCGACCAGAACCCCCATGACGAGGCGGAGTACCTCGGCCTCTTCGCCCAACAGCGAGTCCGCGGAGTGCTGGTGACCCCGGCCGACTCCGACGGAAGCAACCTCCGGGAGTTCCGGCGCCACGGCATCCCCTTCGTCCTCGTGGACCGCGTGGCCGGGGACGACGACGGCTGCTCCGTCTCCGTCGACGACGTCGCCGGCGGCGCCCTGGCGGTCCGTCATCTGACGGCGGCGGGACACCGCTCCCTCGCCTACGTCAGCGGGCCGGACCACCTGAACCAGGTGCGGGACCGGCGCACCGGCGCCCGCACCGCGCTCGCCGAGGCCGGCCTCCCTCCCGAGGCGATGCGGGAGGTTCCCGCCGCGCGTCTCGACGTCGCGGCGGGACGCGACGCCGGAGCCCGGCTGCTGGGACTCGCCCAGCGCCCCACCGGTGTCTTCTGCGCCAACGACCTGCTGGCACTGGGGGTGTTGCAGTCCCTGTACACGGCCGGAGTCCGGGTCCCCGAAGACCTGGCGATCGTCGGGTACGACGACATCGAGTTCGCCGCGGCGGCGACGGTCCCCCTCACCTCGGTGCGCCAGCCCGCGCTCACCATCGGCGCGCGGGCCACCGAGCTGCTGCTCCTGGAGTCGGCCGAGGACGCGTTCGCCCACCAGCACGAACGCGTCGTCCTCCAGCCCGAGTTGGTCGTGCGCCAGTCCACCCTCATCCCGCGGTGA
- a CDS encoding DUF998 domain-containing protein, translating into MRYVPWWVLFSSVCAPILLVGGWSVSAELEGPRYDPASTTISILAADGTRGYWVMTTALVALGVCHVVTACGLRPAAPFGRVALAGGGLSAMLLALFPAPVSGGSFAHGVVVTVGFSLLALWPVLAARREAQRRPGRLVPVSGGTVPWGLRPGPSVGATTLMWLGGAWFLLALFVLDIAGAAERVITFAQSFWPLVVVLSCARRIGGQEPGR; encoded by the coding sequence ATGCGATATGTCCCCTGGTGGGTCCTCTTCTCCTCGGTGTGCGCTCCGATCCTGCTCGTCGGTGGCTGGTCGGTGTCGGCGGAGCTCGAGGGGCCCCGTTACGACCCTGCCTCGACCACCATCAGCATCCTCGCCGCCGACGGGACACGCGGGTACTGGGTGATGACGACGGCCCTGGTCGCCCTGGGCGTCTGCCATGTGGTGACCGCCTGCGGGCTGCGTCCCGCCGCTCCGTTCGGGCGGGTGGCGCTGGCGGGTGGCGGGCTCTCCGCGATGCTGCTGGCGCTCTTCCCGGCACCGGTCAGCGGCGGATCGTTCGCGCACGGGGTCGTGGTGACGGTGGGGTTCTCGCTGCTGGCGCTGTGGCCGGTGCTGGCGGCGCGACGGGAGGCGCAGCGCCGGCCGGGGCGGCTGGTCCCGGTCTCCGGCGGGACCGTGCCGTGGGGCCTGCGGCCCGGTCCCTCCGTCGGTGCGACCACCTTGATGTGGCTGGGCGGGGCGTGGTTCCTGCTCGCCCTCTTCGTGCTCGACATCGCGGGGGCGGCCGAGCGCGTCATCACGTTCGCCCAGTCGTTCTGGCCCCTCGTCGTGGTCCTCTCCTGCGCCCGGCGGATCGGCGGCCAGGAGCCCGGCCGCTGA
- a CDS encoding NADP-dependent oxidoreductase → MRAIQIDRFGTPDVLSLVDAPQPEPGPEEVVIRTVATSINPVDDKTREGAIGEGTPPLPMTLGWDLSGIVVDGGSSGLRTGDRVIAMSHQLSSGRGTWADLVALPAQAVAAAPEAVSLVEAATLPLPGLTALQTLDWLAVSAGGRLLVAGAAGAVGGLALQIARARGVEVDALVSRDAQVAFAHGHGAGLVTTDSRDLQERSYDAVFDTFGAFVTEAVADGGRYASIATQAGPVPDLSSRGVRTTVNQVREDGAGLNELTKLVDRGSLRLRVHSTFGLHEIQAAHERFLQGSLAGKITVTF, encoded by the coding sequence GTGCGTGCCATACAGATCGATCGCTTCGGCACACCCGACGTTCTCAGTCTCGTCGATGCTCCCCAGCCTGAACCAGGGCCTGAGGAGGTGGTGATCCGGACCGTCGCGACCAGCATCAATCCGGTCGACGACAAGACGCGGGAGGGCGCCATCGGTGAGGGAACACCGCCGCTGCCGATGACGCTCGGATGGGACCTGTCAGGCATCGTGGTCGACGGCGGCAGCAGTGGGCTGCGCACCGGGGACCGCGTCATCGCGATGTCGCACCAGCTCAGCTCCGGCCGGGGAACCTGGGCGGATCTGGTCGCCCTTCCGGCGCAGGCGGTAGCCGCCGCTCCGGAGGCCGTCAGCCTGGTCGAGGCAGCAACCCTGCCGCTTCCGGGGCTGACGGCCTTGCAGACCCTGGACTGGCTTGCCGTGTCTGCTGGGGGGCGGCTGCTGGTCGCCGGTGCCGCAGGTGCAGTTGGAGGGCTGGCACTGCAGATCGCTCGCGCACGCGGCGTCGAAGTCGACGCTCTGGTCTCCAGGGACGCGCAGGTCGCGTTCGCCCATGGCCACGGCGCCGGCCTCGTCACTACCGACAGCCGCGATCTTCAAGAGCGCAGCTATGATGCAGTCTTCGACACCTTTGGGGCTTTTGTGACCGAAGCGGTGGCCGACGGCGGCCGATATGCGTCGATCGCCACCCAAGCCGGGCCGGTCCCCGACCTGTCCTCACGGGGTGTCCGCACCACCGTCAACCAAGTGCGGGAGGATGGCGCGGGACTGAACGAGCTCACCAAGCTCGTCGACCGCGGCTCTTTGCGCCTGCGCGTGCACTCCACCTTCGGCCTGCACGAGATCCAAGCCGCACACGAACGCTTCCTCCAGGGCAGCCTGGCAGGAAAGATCACCGTGACCTTCTGA
- a CDS encoding L-rhamnose mutarotase: MQRVCFLLKVRAERIEEYRQRHQPVWAEMRAALTEAGWRNYSLFLREDGLLVGYLETADFEKARAAMDATDVNARWQTEMADFFEALDGQAPDAAMRPLTEVFHLV, encoded by the coding sequence ATGCAGCGCGTCTGCTTCCTGCTGAAGGTCCGGGCCGAGCGGATCGAGGAGTACCGCCAACGGCACCAGCCCGTCTGGGCCGAGATGCGGGCCGCACTCACCGAAGCGGGCTGGCGCAACTACTCGCTCTTCCTGCGTGAGGACGGGCTGCTGGTCGGCTACCTGGAGACCGCCGACTTCGAGAAGGCCCGCGCCGCCATGGACGCCACCGACGTGAACGCCCGCTGGCAGACGGAGATGGCGGACTTCTTCGAAGCACTCGACGGACAGGCACCTGACGCGGCCATGCGACCGCTCACGGAGGTCTTCCACCTCGTCTGA